Proteins from a single region of Aureibacter tunicatorum:
- a CDS encoding sensor histidine kinase, with translation MKGIKYITDNRIISLYWKCQLIGWGTVSIYWAYTVYTRDQFGLFFTLLNYVLDIALGIVLTHIYRHYAKKLNWNEHNLGNLLIRVIPSVIFMAIVYMLFANLKTHYFCNFIANKNYLLLDSLDNWNPVLITGLRLMAIWILAYHLYHYHQNRLETAEQNAELLVIAKQAQLDNLSTQLNPHFLFNSLNSIKSLIIENPKLARRAVDLLSDILRTSLYEKDAPFITIKEELALVKDYIDLEKIRFEERLNMSITVDKELESCLILPLSIQLLVENAIKHGIDKRINGGEIKLEISKAENDFRIIIQNPGKLSENQRETGIGVNNLTKRLQLHYDGKAEFELQNTDNDLVQATLTIPIQREYEYI, from the coding sequence ATGAAAGGGATTAAATACATAACAGACAACAGGATCATTTCTCTCTATTGGAAATGCCAACTGATCGGATGGGGAACGGTATCCATATATTGGGCATATACGGTATATACCAGAGATCAATTCGGCTTGTTTTTCACATTGCTTAATTATGTCTTGGACATTGCTCTGGGAATAGTTTTAACGCATATTTACAGACATTATGCTAAAAAACTCAATTGGAACGAACATAATCTCGGCAATTTACTCATCAGAGTGATCCCTTCGGTTATATTCATGGCAATAGTTTATATGTTGTTTGCCAATCTCAAGACGCATTATTTTTGCAACTTCATCGCCAATAAGAATTATCTGTTATTAGACTCTCTGGACAATTGGAACCCTGTATTGATTACCGGCTTGCGTCTGATGGCGATCTGGATTTTGGCTTATCATTTATACCATTATCATCAAAACAGACTGGAGACTGCCGAACAAAATGCAGAACTGCTGGTAATCGCCAAACAAGCTCAACTGGATAACTTGTCTACTCAGCTGAATCCTCATTTTCTGTTCAACTCCCTTAACTCCATCAAGTCACTGATTATAGAAAACCCAAAGCTGGCAAGAAGAGCTGTGGATTTGTTATCTGATATATTAAGAACCTCGCTTTATGAAAAAGATGCTCCCTTTATTACTATCAAAGAAGAACTGGCATTGGTAAAAGATTATATTGATCTGGAAAAGATCCGTTTTGAAGAAAGATTAAACATGTCTATAACTGTAGACAAGGAACTAGAAAGCTGCCTGATCTTACCACTAAGCATACAGTTGTTGGTGGAAAATGCAATCAAACACGGCATAGACAAGCGCATAAATGGAGGTGAAATAAAACTCGAAATTTCCAAAGCTGAAAATGATTTTAGAATTATCATTCAAAACCCTGGAAAGCTATCTGAGAATCAAAGAGAAACTGGTATTGGAGTAAATAACCTGACCAAAAGGTTACAGCTTCATTATGATGGTAAAGCCGAGTTTGAACTGCAAAATACAGATAATGACCTTGTGCAAGCTACCCTAACAATACCAATCCAAAGAGAATATGAATACATATAA